A genomic window from Panthera tigris isolate Pti1 chromosome B4, P.tigris_Pti1_mat1.1, whole genome shotgun sequence includes:
- the CNPY2 gene encoding protein canopy homolog 2, protein MKGWGWLALLLGALLGTAWARRSQDLHCGACRALVDELEWEIAQVDPKKTIQMGSFRINPDGSQSVVEVPYARSEAHLTELLEEVCDRMKEYGEQIDPSTHRKNYVRVVGRNGESNELDLQGIRIDSDISGTLKFACESIVEEYEDELIEFFSREADNVKDKLCSKRTDLCDHALHISHDEL, encoded by the exons ATGAAAGGCTGGGGTTGGCTGGCCCTGCTTCTGGGGGCCCTGCTGGGAACTGCCTGGGCTCGGAGGAGCCAGGATCTACATTGTGGAG CTTGCAGGGCTCTGGTGGATGAACTAGAGTGGGAAATCGCCCAGGTGGATCCCAAGAAGACCATTCAGATGGGCTCTTTCCGAATCAATCCAGATGGCAGCCAGTCAGTGGTGGAG GTGCCTTATGCTCGATCAGAGGCCCACCTCACAGAGCTGCTAGAGGAGGTATGTGACCGGATGAAGGAGTATGGGGAACAAATTGACCCTTCCACCCACCGCAAGAACTACGTACGTGTAGTGGGCCGGAATGGAGAATCCAATGAACTGGACCTACAGGGCATCCGAATTGATTCAGACATCAGTGGCACTCTCAAGTTTGCG TGTGAGAGCATTGTGGAGGAATATGAGGATGAACTCATTGAATTCTTTTCCCGAGAGGCTGACAATGTTAAAGACAAACTTTGTAGTAAGCGAACAG ATCTATGTGACCATGCCCTGCACATATCGCATGATGAGCTATGA
- the PAN2 gene encoding PAN2-PAN3 deadenylation complex catalytic subunit PAN2 isoform X2 — protein MNFEGLDPGLAEYAPAMHSALDPVLDAHLNPSLLQNVELDPEGVALEALPVQESVHIMEGVYSELHSVVAEVGVPVSVSHFDLHEEMLWVGSHGGHATSFFGPALERYSSFQVNGSDDIRQIQSLENGILFLTKNNLKYMARGGLIIFDYLLDESEDMHSLLLTDNSTLLVGGLQNHILEIDLNTVQETQKYAVETPGVTIMRQTNRFFFCGHTSGKVSLRDLRSFKVEHEFDAFSGSLSDFDVHGNLLAACGFSSRLTGLACDRFLKVYDLRMMRAITPLQVHVDPAFLRFIPTYTSRLAIISQSGQCQFCEPTGLANPADIFHVNPVGPLLMTFDVSASKQALAFGDSEGCVHLWTDSPEPSFNPYSRETEFALPCLVDSLPPLDWSQDLLPLSLIPVPLTTDTLLSDWPAANSAPAPRRAPPVDAEILRTMKKVGFIGYAPNPRTRLRNQIPYRLKESDSEFDSFSQVTESPIGREEELHLHMVSKKYRKVTIKYSKLGLEDFDFKHYNKTLFAGLEPHIPNAYCNCMIQVLYFLEPVRCLIQNHLCQKEFCLACELGFLFHMLDLSRGDPCQGSNFLRAFRTIPEASALGLILADSDEASGKGNLARLIQRWNRFILTQLHQDMQELEVPQAYRGAGGSFCSSGDSVIGQLFSCEMENCSLCRCGSETVRASSTLLFTLSYPEDKTGKNCDFAQVLKRSICLEQNTQAWCDNCEKYQPTIQTRNIRHLPDILVINCEVNSLKEADFWRMQAEVAFKMAIKKHGGEISKNKEFALADWKELGSPEGVLMCSSIEELKNVWLPFSIRMKMTKNKGLDVCNWTDGDEIQWGPARAEEEHGVFVYDLMATVVHILDSRTGGSLVAHIKVGETYHQRKEGVTHQQWYLFNDFLIEPIDKHEAVQFDMNWKVPAILYYVKRNLNSKYNLNIKNPIEASVLLAEASLARKQRKTHTTFIPLMLNEMPQVGDLVGLDAEFVTLNEEEAELRSDGTKSTIKPSQMSVARITCVRGQGPNEGIPFIDDYISTQEQVVDYLTQYSGIKPGDLDAKISSKHLTTLKSTYLKLRFLIDIGVKFVGHGLQKDFRVINLMVPKDQVLDTVYLFHMPRKRMISLRFLAWYFLDLKIQGETHDSIEDARTALQLYRKYLELSKNGTEPESFHKVLKGLYEKGRKMDWKVPEPEGQTSPKNAAVFSSVLAL, from the exons ATGAACTTCGAGGGTCTGGACCCTGGACTGGCAGAGTATGCCCCGGCCATGCATTCTGCCCTGGACCCTGTCCTGGATGCCCACCTGAACCCAAGTCTGCTACAGAATGTGGAGCTGGATCCGGAGGGGGTGGCCTTGGAGGCTCTTCCTGTCCAGGAGTCAGTGCACATAATGGAAGGTGTCTACTCTGAATTGCACAGTGTGGTGGCTGAAGTGGGTGTGCCTGTCTCCGTCTCCCACTTTGACTTGCACGAGGAGATGCTGTGGGTGGGAAGCCACGGG GGCCATGCCACTTCATTTTTTGGCCCCGCCTTGGAGCGTTACTCATCCTTTCAGGTCAATGGCAGTGACGACATTCGACAGATCCAGAGCCTGGAAAATGGTATCCTATTTCTCACCAAGAACAACCTCAAGTATATGGCCCGTGGGGGCCTCATTATATTTGATTACCT GCTGGATGAGAGTGAGGATATGCACAGTCTCCTACTGACTGACAACAGCACTCTGCTTGTTGGTGGGCTGCAGAACCACATATTGGAAATTGACCTTAATACTGTCCAGGAGACTCAGAAG TATGCAGTCGAGACGCCTGGAGTCACCATCATGAGACAGACAAATCGCTTCTTCTTCTGTGGCCACACATCTGGCAAG GTTTCCCTGCGAGACCTCCGTTCTTTTAAGGTGGAGCATGAGTTTGATGCTTTCTCAGGAAGTCTGTCAGATTTTGATGTGCATGGCAACCTGCTGGCCGCCTGTGGCTTCTCCAGCCGCCTCACTGGCCTGGCCTGTGACCGTTTCCTCAAGGTGTATGATCTGCGCATGATGCGTGCCATCACACCACTTCAAGTACATGTGGATCCTGCCTTCTTGCGCTTCATCCCTACATATACTTCTCGACTTGCTATCATCTCCCAGTCAG GGCAGTGCCAGTTTTGTGAGCCCACAGGCCTGGCCAACCCAGCAGACATCTTTCATGTGAACCCTGTGGGGCCTCTGCTAATGACATTTGACGTATCAGCCAGCAAGCAGGCCCTGGCCTTTGGGGATTCTGAGGGCTGTGTACACCTCTGGACTGATTCCCCTGAGCCTTCCTTCAACCCTTACTCCCGTGAGACGGAGTTTGCTTTGCCCTGTCTCGTGGACTCACTGCCTCCCCTAGACTGGAGCCAGGACCTGCTGCCTCTTTCCCTCATCCCTGTCCCGCTCACCACTGACACGCTTCTCTCTGACTGGCCTGCTGCCAACTCCGCTCCAGCTCCCAG GCGAGCACCCCCTGTGGATGCAGAGATTCTACGCACCATGAAGAAGGTGGGCTTCATTGGCTATGCACCCAACCCCCGTACCAGGCTGCGCAATCAG attcCTTATCGACTCAAGGAGTCAGACAGTGAATTTGACAgcttcagccaggtcactgaGTCACCGATAGGGCGGGAAGAGGAGCTACATCTCCACATGGTCTCTAAGAAATACCGCAAG GTAACCATCAAATACTCCAAGCTAGGGCTGGAGGACTTTGACTTCAAACACTACAATAAGACCCTGTTTGCTGGATTAGAGCCCCACATCCCCAATGCCTACTGTAACTGCATGATCCAG gtgctctattTTCTGGAGCCCGTTCGCTGTCTTATCCAGAACCATCTTTGCCAGAAGGAGTTCTGTCTGGCATGTGAGCTGGGTTTCCTCTTCCACATGTTGGATCTTTCTCGAGGTGACCCTTGTCAG GGCAGTAATTTTCTTCGGGCATTCCGCACCATTCCTGAGGCTTCGGCCCTTGGTCTGATCCTGGCTGACTCAGATGAGGCTTCAGGCAAAGGCAATCTGGCCAGGCTTATTCAGAGGTGGAATCGCTTCATTCTCACTCAACTGCATCAGGATATGCAGGAGCTAGAAGTACCCCAGGCTTATCGAGGTGCTGGAGGCAG CTTTTGTTCATCGGGGGACTCTGTCATTGGGCAGCTGTTCAGCTGTGAGATGGAGAATTGCAGCCTCTGCCGCTGCGGCAGTGAGACCGTGCGAGCCTCTTCCACCCTGCTCTTCACGCTCTCCTACCCCGAGG ATAAAACCGGGAAGAACTGTGACTTTGCTCAGGTGCTGAAGCGAAGCATCTGCCTGGAGCAGAATACACAGGCCTGGTGCGACAACTGCGAGAAGTACCAGCCCACG aTTCAGACCCGCAACATCCGCCATCTGCCAGATATTCTTGTTATCAACTGTGAGGTGAACAGCTTGAAAGAAGCTGATTTCTGGAGAATGCAGGCTGAG GTTGCCTTCAAGATGGCAATAAAAAAGCATGGTGGGGAAATCTCTAAGAATAAAGAGTTTGCTTTGGCTGATTG GAAGGAACTAGGGAGTCCAGAGGGTGTGCTGATGTGTTCCTCCATTGAGGAGTTGAAGAATGTCTGGCTTCCTTTCTCCATTCGCATGAAGATGACCAAGAATAAAGGGCTGGATGTTTGCAATTGGACTGATGGGGATGAGATACAG TGGGGCCCAGccagggcagaggaggagcaTGGTGTCTTTGTGTATGACCTGATGGCTACTGTGGTACACATCCTGGACTCACGCACAGGGGGCAGCCTGGTGGCTCACATCAAAGTTGGAGAGACCTACCACCAGCGCAAGGAG GGTGTTACCCACCAGCAGTGGTATCTCTTCAATGACTTTCTTATTGAACCTATTGATAAG caTGAAGCTGTGCAGTTTGACATGAATTGGAAAGTGCCTGCTATCCTTTATTACGTCAAAAGGAATCTTAATTCCAAATACAACCTGAACA TCAAGAACCCTATTGAGGCAAGTGTCCTGCTGGCTGAAGCCTCACTAGCACGGAAGCAGCGAAAAACACATACTACCTTTATTCCACTGATGCTGAATGAGATGCCGCAGGTTGGGGACCTGGTGGGCCTGGATGCTGAGTTTGTCACTCTTAATGAG GAGGAAGCAGAGTTACGCAGTGATGGCACCAAGTCTACCATCAAACCAAGCCAGATGTCAGTAGCAAGGATTACTTGTGTTCGAGGCCAGGGACCCAATGAGGGTATCCCCTTCATTGATGACTACATCTCTACCCAGGAGCAG GTGGTGGATTACTTGACTCAGTACTCGGGGATTAAGCCAGGAGACCTAGATGCCAAGATTTCCTCTAAGCACCTCACAACTCTCAAGTCTACCTACTTAAAGCTTCGTTTTCTTATAGACATTGGAGTCAAGTTTGTGGGTCATGGTCTGCAGAAGGACTTCCGGGTCATCAACCTCATG GTGCCCAAGGACCAAGTCCTTGACACTGTCTATCTCTTTCACATGCCCCGAAAACGAATGATTTCCCTGCGGTTCCTTGCTTGGTACTTCCTAG ACCTGAAGATTCAAGGGGAAACCCATGACAGTATTGAGGATGCCCGTACAGCCCTTCAGCTCTACCGAAAGTATCTGGAGCTAAGCAAAAATGGCACGGAGCCTGAATCCTTCCACAAAGTGCTCAAGGGTCTTTATGAGAAGGGCCGAAAGATGGACTGGAAGGTTCCTGAGCCTGAGGGTCAGACGAGTCCCAAGA ATGCAGCTGTCTTCTCCTCAGTGTTGGCCCTCTGA
- the PAN2 gene encoding PAN2-PAN3 deadenylation complex catalytic subunit PAN2 isoform X1 — protein MNFEGLDPGLAEYAPAMHSALDPVLDAHLNPSLLQNVELDPEGVALEALPVQESVHIMEGVYSELHSVVAEVGVPVSVSHFDLHEEMLWVGSHGGHATSFFGPALERYSSFQVNGSDDIRQIQSLENGILFLTKNNLKYMARGGLIIFDYLLDESEDMHSLLLTDNSTLLVGGLQNHILEIDLNTVQETQKYAVETPGVTIMRQTNRFFFCGHTSGKVSLRDLRSFKVEHEFDAFSGSLSDFDVHGNLLAACGFSSRLTGLACDRFLKVYDLRMMRAITPLQVHVDPAFLRFIPTYTSRLAIISQSGQCQFCEPTGLANPADIFHVNPVGPLLMTFDVSASKQALAFGDSEGCVHLWTDSPEPSFNPYSRETEFALPCLVDSLPPLDWSQDLLPLSLIPVPLTTDTLLSDWPAANSAPAPRRAPPVDAEILRTMKKVGFIGYAPNPRTRLRNQIPYRLKESDSEFDSFSQVTESPIGREEELHLHMVSKKYRKVTIKYSKLGLEDFDFKHYNKTLFAGLEPHIPNAYCNCMIQVLYFLEPVRCLIQNHLCQKEFCLACELGFLFHMLDLSRGDPCQGSNFLRAFRTIPEASALGLILADSDEASGKGNLARLIQRWNRFILTQLHQDMQELEVPQAYRGAGGSSFCSSGDSVIGQLFSCEMENCSLCRCGSETVRASSTLLFTLSYPEDKTGKNCDFAQVLKRSICLEQNTQAWCDNCEKYQPTIQTRNIRHLPDILVINCEVNSLKEADFWRMQAEVAFKMAIKKHGGEISKNKEFALADWKELGSPEGVLMCSSIEELKNVWLPFSIRMKMTKNKGLDVCNWTDGDEIQWGPARAEEEHGVFVYDLMATVVHILDSRTGGSLVAHIKVGETYHQRKEGVTHQQWYLFNDFLIEPIDKHEAVQFDMNWKVPAILYYVKRNLNSKYNLNIKNPIEASVLLAEASLARKQRKTHTTFIPLMLNEMPQVGDLVGLDAEFVTLNEEEAELRSDGTKSTIKPSQMSVARITCVRGQGPNEGIPFIDDYISTQEQVVDYLTQYSGIKPGDLDAKISSKHLTTLKSTYLKLRFLIDIGVKFVGHGLQKDFRVINLMVPKDQVLDTVYLFHMPRKRMISLRFLAWYFLDLKIQGETHDSIEDARTALQLYRKYLELSKNGTEPESFHKVLKGLYEKGRKMDWKVPEPEGQTSPKNAAVFSSVLAL, from the exons ATGAACTTCGAGGGTCTGGACCCTGGACTGGCAGAGTATGCCCCGGCCATGCATTCTGCCCTGGACCCTGTCCTGGATGCCCACCTGAACCCAAGTCTGCTACAGAATGTGGAGCTGGATCCGGAGGGGGTGGCCTTGGAGGCTCTTCCTGTCCAGGAGTCAGTGCACATAATGGAAGGTGTCTACTCTGAATTGCACAGTGTGGTGGCTGAAGTGGGTGTGCCTGTCTCCGTCTCCCACTTTGACTTGCACGAGGAGATGCTGTGGGTGGGAAGCCACGGG GGCCATGCCACTTCATTTTTTGGCCCCGCCTTGGAGCGTTACTCATCCTTTCAGGTCAATGGCAGTGACGACATTCGACAGATCCAGAGCCTGGAAAATGGTATCCTATTTCTCACCAAGAACAACCTCAAGTATATGGCCCGTGGGGGCCTCATTATATTTGATTACCT GCTGGATGAGAGTGAGGATATGCACAGTCTCCTACTGACTGACAACAGCACTCTGCTTGTTGGTGGGCTGCAGAACCACATATTGGAAATTGACCTTAATACTGTCCAGGAGACTCAGAAG TATGCAGTCGAGACGCCTGGAGTCACCATCATGAGACAGACAAATCGCTTCTTCTTCTGTGGCCACACATCTGGCAAG GTTTCCCTGCGAGACCTCCGTTCTTTTAAGGTGGAGCATGAGTTTGATGCTTTCTCAGGAAGTCTGTCAGATTTTGATGTGCATGGCAACCTGCTGGCCGCCTGTGGCTTCTCCAGCCGCCTCACTGGCCTGGCCTGTGACCGTTTCCTCAAGGTGTATGATCTGCGCATGATGCGTGCCATCACACCACTTCAAGTACATGTGGATCCTGCCTTCTTGCGCTTCATCCCTACATATACTTCTCGACTTGCTATCATCTCCCAGTCAG GGCAGTGCCAGTTTTGTGAGCCCACAGGCCTGGCCAACCCAGCAGACATCTTTCATGTGAACCCTGTGGGGCCTCTGCTAATGACATTTGACGTATCAGCCAGCAAGCAGGCCCTGGCCTTTGGGGATTCTGAGGGCTGTGTACACCTCTGGACTGATTCCCCTGAGCCTTCCTTCAACCCTTACTCCCGTGAGACGGAGTTTGCTTTGCCCTGTCTCGTGGACTCACTGCCTCCCCTAGACTGGAGCCAGGACCTGCTGCCTCTTTCCCTCATCCCTGTCCCGCTCACCACTGACACGCTTCTCTCTGACTGGCCTGCTGCCAACTCCGCTCCAGCTCCCAG GCGAGCACCCCCTGTGGATGCAGAGATTCTACGCACCATGAAGAAGGTGGGCTTCATTGGCTATGCACCCAACCCCCGTACCAGGCTGCGCAATCAG attcCTTATCGACTCAAGGAGTCAGACAGTGAATTTGACAgcttcagccaggtcactgaGTCACCGATAGGGCGGGAAGAGGAGCTACATCTCCACATGGTCTCTAAGAAATACCGCAAG GTAACCATCAAATACTCCAAGCTAGGGCTGGAGGACTTTGACTTCAAACACTACAATAAGACCCTGTTTGCTGGATTAGAGCCCCACATCCCCAATGCCTACTGTAACTGCATGATCCAG gtgctctattTTCTGGAGCCCGTTCGCTGTCTTATCCAGAACCATCTTTGCCAGAAGGAGTTCTGTCTGGCATGTGAGCTGGGTTTCCTCTTCCACATGTTGGATCTTTCTCGAGGTGACCCTTGTCAG GGCAGTAATTTTCTTCGGGCATTCCGCACCATTCCTGAGGCTTCGGCCCTTGGTCTGATCCTGGCTGACTCAGATGAGGCTTCAGGCAAAGGCAATCTGGCCAGGCTTATTCAGAGGTGGAATCGCTTCATTCTCACTCAACTGCATCAGGATATGCAGGAGCTAGAAGTACCCCAGGCTTATCGAGGTGCTGGAGGCAG CAGCTTTTGTTCATCGGGGGACTCTGTCATTGGGCAGCTGTTCAGCTGTGAGATGGAGAATTGCAGCCTCTGCCGCTGCGGCAGTGAGACCGTGCGAGCCTCTTCCACCCTGCTCTTCACGCTCTCCTACCCCGAGG ATAAAACCGGGAAGAACTGTGACTTTGCTCAGGTGCTGAAGCGAAGCATCTGCCTGGAGCAGAATACACAGGCCTGGTGCGACAACTGCGAGAAGTACCAGCCCACG aTTCAGACCCGCAACATCCGCCATCTGCCAGATATTCTTGTTATCAACTGTGAGGTGAACAGCTTGAAAGAAGCTGATTTCTGGAGAATGCAGGCTGAG GTTGCCTTCAAGATGGCAATAAAAAAGCATGGTGGGGAAATCTCTAAGAATAAAGAGTTTGCTTTGGCTGATTG GAAGGAACTAGGGAGTCCAGAGGGTGTGCTGATGTGTTCCTCCATTGAGGAGTTGAAGAATGTCTGGCTTCCTTTCTCCATTCGCATGAAGATGACCAAGAATAAAGGGCTGGATGTTTGCAATTGGACTGATGGGGATGAGATACAG TGGGGCCCAGccagggcagaggaggagcaTGGTGTCTTTGTGTATGACCTGATGGCTACTGTGGTACACATCCTGGACTCACGCACAGGGGGCAGCCTGGTGGCTCACATCAAAGTTGGAGAGACCTACCACCAGCGCAAGGAG GGTGTTACCCACCAGCAGTGGTATCTCTTCAATGACTTTCTTATTGAACCTATTGATAAG caTGAAGCTGTGCAGTTTGACATGAATTGGAAAGTGCCTGCTATCCTTTATTACGTCAAAAGGAATCTTAATTCCAAATACAACCTGAACA TCAAGAACCCTATTGAGGCAAGTGTCCTGCTGGCTGAAGCCTCACTAGCACGGAAGCAGCGAAAAACACATACTACCTTTATTCCACTGATGCTGAATGAGATGCCGCAGGTTGGGGACCTGGTGGGCCTGGATGCTGAGTTTGTCACTCTTAATGAG GAGGAAGCAGAGTTACGCAGTGATGGCACCAAGTCTACCATCAAACCAAGCCAGATGTCAGTAGCAAGGATTACTTGTGTTCGAGGCCAGGGACCCAATGAGGGTATCCCCTTCATTGATGACTACATCTCTACCCAGGAGCAG GTGGTGGATTACTTGACTCAGTACTCGGGGATTAAGCCAGGAGACCTAGATGCCAAGATTTCCTCTAAGCACCTCACAACTCTCAAGTCTACCTACTTAAAGCTTCGTTTTCTTATAGACATTGGAGTCAAGTTTGTGGGTCATGGTCTGCAGAAGGACTTCCGGGTCATCAACCTCATG GTGCCCAAGGACCAAGTCCTTGACACTGTCTATCTCTTTCACATGCCCCGAAAACGAATGATTTCCCTGCGGTTCCTTGCTTGGTACTTCCTAG ACCTGAAGATTCAAGGGGAAACCCATGACAGTATTGAGGATGCCCGTACAGCCCTTCAGCTCTACCGAAAGTATCTGGAGCTAAGCAAAAATGGCACGGAGCCTGAATCCTTCCACAAAGTGCTCAAGGGTCTTTATGAGAAGGGCCGAAAGATGGACTGGAAGGTTCCTGAGCCTGAGGGTCAGACGAGTCCCAAGA ATGCAGCTGTCTTCTCCTCAGTGTTGGCCCTCTGA
- the PAN2 gene encoding PAN2-PAN3 deadenylation complex catalytic subunit PAN2 isoform X3 yields MARGGLIIFDYLLDESEDMHSLLLTDNSTLLVGGLQNHILEIDLNTVQETQKYAVETPGVTIMRQTNRFFFCGHTSGKVSLRDLRSFKVEHEFDAFSGSLSDFDVHGNLLAACGFSSRLTGLACDRFLKVYDLRMMRAITPLQVHVDPAFLRFIPTYTSRLAIISQSGQCQFCEPTGLANPADIFHVNPVGPLLMTFDVSASKQALAFGDSEGCVHLWTDSPEPSFNPYSRETEFALPCLVDSLPPLDWSQDLLPLSLIPVPLTTDTLLSDWPAANSAPAPRRAPPVDAEILRTMKKVGFIGYAPNPRTRLRNQIPYRLKESDSEFDSFSQVTESPIGREEELHLHMVSKKYRKVTIKYSKLGLEDFDFKHYNKTLFAGLEPHIPNAYCNCMIQVLYFLEPVRCLIQNHLCQKEFCLACELGFLFHMLDLSRGDPCQGSNFLRAFRTIPEASALGLILADSDEASGKGNLARLIQRWNRFILTQLHQDMQELEVPQAYRGAGGSSFCSSGDSVIGQLFSCEMENCSLCRCGSETVRASSTLLFTLSYPEDKTGKNCDFAQVLKRSICLEQNTQAWCDNCEKYQPTIQTRNIRHLPDILVINCEVNSLKEADFWRMQAEVAFKMAIKKHGGEISKNKEFALADWKELGSPEGVLMCSSIEELKNVWLPFSIRMKMTKNKGLDVCNWTDGDEIQWGPARAEEEHGVFVYDLMATVVHILDSRTGGSLVAHIKVGETYHQRKEGVTHQQWYLFNDFLIEPIDKHEAVQFDMNWKVPAILYYVKRNLNSKYNLNIKNPIEASVLLAEASLARKQRKTHTTFIPLMLNEMPQVGDLVGLDAEFVTLNEEEAELRSDGTKSTIKPSQMSVARITCVRGQGPNEGIPFIDDYISTQEQVVDYLTQYSGIKPGDLDAKISSKHLTTLKSTYLKLRFLIDIGVKFVGHGLQKDFRVINLMVPKDQVLDTVYLFHMPRKRMISLRFLAWYFLDLKIQGETHDSIEDARTALQLYRKYLELSKNGTEPESFHKVLKGLYEKGRKMDWKVPEPEGQTSPKNAAVFSSVLAL; encoded by the exons ATGGCCCGTGGGGGCCTCATTATATTTGATTACCT GCTGGATGAGAGTGAGGATATGCACAGTCTCCTACTGACTGACAACAGCACTCTGCTTGTTGGTGGGCTGCAGAACCACATATTGGAAATTGACCTTAATACTGTCCAGGAGACTCAGAAG TATGCAGTCGAGACGCCTGGAGTCACCATCATGAGACAGACAAATCGCTTCTTCTTCTGTGGCCACACATCTGGCAAG GTTTCCCTGCGAGACCTCCGTTCTTTTAAGGTGGAGCATGAGTTTGATGCTTTCTCAGGAAGTCTGTCAGATTTTGATGTGCATGGCAACCTGCTGGCCGCCTGTGGCTTCTCCAGCCGCCTCACTGGCCTGGCCTGTGACCGTTTCCTCAAGGTGTATGATCTGCGCATGATGCGTGCCATCACACCACTTCAAGTACATGTGGATCCTGCCTTCTTGCGCTTCATCCCTACATATACTTCTCGACTTGCTATCATCTCCCAGTCAG GGCAGTGCCAGTTTTGTGAGCCCACAGGCCTGGCCAACCCAGCAGACATCTTTCATGTGAACCCTGTGGGGCCTCTGCTAATGACATTTGACGTATCAGCCAGCAAGCAGGCCCTGGCCTTTGGGGATTCTGAGGGCTGTGTACACCTCTGGACTGATTCCCCTGAGCCTTCCTTCAACCCTTACTCCCGTGAGACGGAGTTTGCTTTGCCCTGTCTCGTGGACTCACTGCCTCCCCTAGACTGGAGCCAGGACCTGCTGCCTCTTTCCCTCATCCCTGTCCCGCTCACCACTGACACGCTTCTCTCTGACTGGCCTGCTGCCAACTCCGCTCCAGCTCCCAG GCGAGCACCCCCTGTGGATGCAGAGATTCTACGCACCATGAAGAAGGTGGGCTTCATTGGCTATGCACCCAACCCCCGTACCAGGCTGCGCAATCAG attcCTTATCGACTCAAGGAGTCAGACAGTGAATTTGACAgcttcagccaggtcactgaGTCACCGATAGGGCGGGAAGAGGAGCTACATCTCCACATGGTCTCTAAGAAATACCGCAAG GTAACCATCAAATACTCCAAGCTAGGGCTGGAGGACTTTGACTTCAAACACTACAATAAGACCCTGTTTGCTGGATTAGAGCCCCACATCCCCAATGCCTACTGTAACTGCATGATCCAG gtgctctattTTCTGGAGCCCGTTCGCTGTCTTATCCAGAACCATCTTTGCCAGAAGGAGTTCTGTCTGGCATGTGAGCTGGGTTTCCTCTTCCACATGTTGGATCTTTCTCGAGGTGACCCTTGTCAG GGCAGTAATTTTCTTCGGGCATTCCGCACCATTCCTGAGGCTTCGGCCCTTGGTCTGATCCTGGCTGACTCAGATGAGGCTTCAGGCAAAGGCAATCTGGCCAGGCTTATTCAGAGGTGGAATCGCTTCATTCTCACTCAACTGCATCAGGATATGCAGGAGCTAGAAGTACCCCAGGCTTATCGAGGTGCTGGAGGCAG CAGCTTTTGTTCATCGGGGGACTCTGTCATTGGGCAGCTGTTCAGCTGTGAGATGGAGAATTGCAGCCTCTGCCGCTGCGGCAGTGAGACCGTGCGAGCCTCTTCCACCCTGCTCTTCACGCTCTCCTACCCCGAGG ATAAAACCGGGAAGAACTGTGACTTTGCTCAGGTGCTGAAGCGAAGCATCTGCCTGGAGCAGAATACACAGGCCTGGTGCGACAACTGCGAGAAGTACCAGCCCACG aTTCAGACCCGCAACATCCGCCATCTGCCAGATATTCTTGTTATCAACTGTGAGGTGAACAGCTTGAAAGAAGCTGATTTCTGGAGAATGCAGGCTGAG GTTGCCTTCAAGATGGCAATAAAAAAGCATGGTGGGGAAATCTCTAAGAATAAAGAGTTTGCTTTGGCTGATTG GAAGGAACTAGGGAGTCCAGAGGGTGTGCTGATGTGTTCCTCCATTGAGGAGTTGAAGAATGTCTGGCTTCCTTTCTCCATTCGCATGAAGATGACCAAGAATAAAGGGCTGGATGTTTGCAATTGGACTGATGGGGATGAGATACAG TGGGGCCCAGccagggcagaggaggagcaTGGTGTCTTTGTGTATGACCTGATGGCTACTGTGGTACACATCCTGGACTCACGCACAGGGGGCAGCCTGGTGGCTCACATCAAAGTTGGAGAGACCTACCACCAGCGCAAGGAG GGTGTTACCCACCAGCAGTGGTATCTCTTCAATGACTTTCTTATTGAACCTATTGATAAG caTGAAGCTGTGCAGTTTGACATGAATTGGAAAGTGCCTGCTATCCTTTATTACGTCAAAAGGAATCTTAATTCCAAATACAACCTGAACA TCAAGAACCCTATTGAGGCAAGTGTCCTGCTGGCTGAAGCCTCACTAGCACGGAAGCAGCGAAAAACACATACTACCTTTATTCCACTGATGCTGAATGAGATGCCGCAGGTTGGGGACCTGGTGGGCCTGGATGCTGAGTTTGTCACTCTTAATGAG GAGGAAGCAGAGTTACGCAGTGATGGCACCAAGTCTACCATCAAACCAAGCCAGATGTCAGTAGCAAGGATTACTTGTGTTCGAGGCCAGGGACCCAATGAGGGTATCCCCTTCATTGATGACTACATCTCTACCCAGGAGCAG GTGGTGGATTACTTGACTCAGTACTCGGGGATTAAGCCAGGAGACCTAGATGCCAAGATTTCCTCTAAGCACCTCACAACTCTCAAGTCTACCTACTTAAAGCTTCGTTTTCTTATAGACATTGGAGTCAAGTTTGTGGGTCATGGTCTGCAGAAGGACTTCCGGGTCATCAACCTCATG GTGCCCAAGGACCAAGTCCTTGACACTGTCTATCTCTTTCACATGCCCCGAAAACGAATGATTTCCCTGCGGTTCCTTGCTTGGTACTTCCTAG ACCTGAAGATTCAAGGGGAAACCCATGACAGTATTGAGGATGCCCGTACAGCCCTTCAGCTCTACCGAAAGTATCTGGAGCTAAGCAAAAATGGCACGGAGCCTGAATCCTTCCACAAAGTGCTCAAGGGTCTTTATGAGAAGGGCCGAAAGATGGACTGGAAGGTTCCTGAGCCTGAGGGTCAGACGAGTCCCAAGA ATGCAGCTGTCTTCTCCTCAGTGTTGGCCCTCTGA